Genomic segment of Candidatus Chlorohelix allophototropha:
AAAAAACAAAAACCACAACTATTAATGCCAGTTAATTAATAAACATTAATAGAGAGGTAATGGAATTAGTAATGTTGGTTTAATAAAATTAATGAGGCTTCATTTGTGCTCAAATCTAAAATGCTTTGGTCATAGTGAGATCAGAGCAGAAGGGAGTTATGGCTATGCAGAGCAGTAAATCCTTGTCCCAACGAAACGCTCTAGCAATAGGAACTGTGTTGCTATTGCTACTAACTGCCCTAATGGCATGTTTTGCCACCCTCCGCACCGCCCGTGCCGAAAGTCTCTACACCATCACCGAATACGATGTCCCAACAGCGGTTTCTGGTTCTGAAACCATCACACAGGGACCGGATGGAGCGATGTGGTTCGCAGTTTGTGACGACAACAAGGTCGTCAGGATTACTAATTCTGGCGTAATCACTGAATACGATATGCCAGCAGGCTCGTGTCCTGACGCTATCACGGCTGGACCTGACGGGAATATTTGGCTCGTCGAGTATGACGCCAACAAAATCGCCAAGATGTCAACGGCGGGGGTTGTGCTCGCCGAATATGACATCCCAACTTCGGGGGCTAATGTTTATGCCATCACGGCGGGACCGGATGGGGCTCTGTGGTTCACAGAACATGAGGCCAACAAGATCGGCAGAATTACCACTTCGGGCGCATTCAGCGAATATAATGTCCCATCTTCGGGGGCATTACCTTATGGCATCACCAAGGGACCGGATGGGGCGCTGTGGTTCGGAGAATATGATTACTCGAAGATTGGCAGGATTACCACCTCCGGCGATATCACCGAATATCCGCTTCCATCAGGTTCATATGCTATATTTCTTGTGACAGGTCCGGACGGGAATATCTGGTACAGCGACTATTACTATGGGGTGGCGAAGGTTAACCCTTACACCCACGAAGTCACCAAATATGATATCCCCGATGTGGATTCTGACACGTTTGGGCAAATCACGGTAGGGGCAGATGGGAATTTGTGGTTTCCAGATTATTACGGCAACAAGATTTGGAGCATTACCACCGCCGGTGTTCTCAACTCATACGATATCCCCACCAAAAAATTTTCACCTTGGGGGATGGCGGCGGGTTCGGATGGCTACATCTGGTTCCCCTCGTATAATAGCGGTAAGGTTGACAAAATGCGGGTGGCAGAGGCAATACCTACCACCGCCGAAATCGTGCCGACCTTGTCACTTACCCCTGACCATGTAGCGGGGATAAGCGCGGATACTCGCTTGAACTTGAGTATCAAGCTGAAAAACTTTGGACCGGGCGGAGCAGGTTTCGTCTCGTTTGAAGTGCCAATCGAACCGACAATCTTGCTGGATTACGCCAACTTCGGCAATAGCGGGATGTGGGTCACAAAGGTCACTCCTACCTCGGTGAGAGTAGAGTTGCGACAATTGGACAATGGGTCGAGCGTATCGGGTAGCCTTGTGTTGAAACCAAACCCGGATAATCTGCCAACCGCAGGAACGGAACTGAGTTTCAGAATACAGGTGACTTATGCTGACGAAGTGAGAGGAGAGCAAGCTACCAGCAACAAGGTGAGCGTAATCTTCGGGGAAAGCAACCTAGATGTGAACGAAGACACGATTCAGACGCTTACGCCTGCAACTGCAAAAGCAGGAGATAAGGTAGCGGTCAACGCGGAACTGTTCATCCCGAACGAGAAGGTAGTGCTATGGTACACGGGACCGGATGAAAAGAGTGCAGATTTAGGCTACGTGTGGGCGGATGAGAACGGGAAGATTTCTGCCAGCTTTGACACAACAGGGTTGGCGAGCGGATCGTACTCGTTTGTGGCGCACGGGCTAAAGAGCGAAGTACGCGCTTGTACCATCGTGACCGTTTCCTAGTTTGGAGTAAGCAACTCAACTAGGTGTTAAGGCAAGGGGTTGCGCCCCTTGTCTTTATTTCAAACGCAACCCCTGAAATAGCTGTTTGTTAAAATAGATTGCAACACCCTAAACCCCGTGCTAAGATTGAATCAACCTAACCAAAAAAATTGAGAAGAAACGGAAGAATAGCCGTATGCTTGCCAAAGTTTACACCTGCGCCTTGCTCGGTTTGGAAGGCATTCTGGTAGAAGTGGAAGTGGATACCGCTAACGGTAACCCCTTCTTTGCCATGGTAGGTTTGCCTGATACGGCAGTGCAAGAAGCACGCGAACGGGTGCGGGCTGCTATCAAGAATAGCGGTGGCTATTTTCCCGGCAACAAACGGGTAGTGGTAAACCTTGCACCTGCCGATGTTCGCAAGGAAGGTCCCGCTTACGACCTGCCCATCGCGGTGGGTATTTTGCTTTCTGCCACCGAAGGCGCCTATGGCGACCTTTCCGATGCTATTTTTCTGGGAGAATTGAGTCTTGACGGGTCGCTGCGCCACAGCGACGGCGTGTTGCCGATGGTATCGGTGGCGAAGGGACACGGTATCCGGCGTATCTTTGTGCCTGCGGTAGATGCAAAAGAAGCAGCATTGGTGGAGGGCGTAGCGGTTTACCCGGTGGCGACTCTAAGCGAACTGGCGGCGCATCTCGAAGGGCGGCATGCTATCATCCCACTCAAGAGTGACTTCACTCTGCTGCAAAAAAATCATGAAGAGGATTCACGCTACGATTTCAGCCTCATCAAAGGGCAAGAACACGCTAAACGTGCGTTGGAAATTGCAGCATCCGGTGCACATAATGTTTTTATGTCAGGACCTCCCGGTTCAGGCAAAACGCTGTTGGCACGTACTATGGTCACAATCTTGCCACCTATGACCATTGATGAGGCGCTGGAAGTGACCAAAATCTACAGCGTTTCCGGGTTATTGCCTTCTGATATGCCATTGGTGATACAGCGCCCTTTCCGCTCACCGCATCACTCGATTTCCTCGGCGGGTTTGGTGGGAGGGGGTCGCTTCCCGCGTCCGGGTGAAATCAGTCTGGCTCATCGCGGTGTGCTGTTTCTGGACGAATTACCGGAATTCGGACAGCAAATGCTCGACCAGTTACGGCAACCGTTGGAAGATGACCGCACCTTGGTGCTATCCCGTGCCTCTGGCAGCGTCAAATATCCGGCTAACTTCATTCTAATTGGTGCGATGAATCCATGTCCTTGCGGTTTTCTTGGAGATTCGCAAAAAGCATGCGTCTGTCCGCCCGCTCGTATCCAGAATTACCAAAAACGTCTGAGTGGTCCGCTACTTGACCGTATTGATATTCACATCGAAGTGCCGAGAGTGGAATATGAGAAACTTGCTGATGCCCGCCTCGGCGAACCATCTACTCGCATACGTGCACGGGTAGCCCGCGCTCGCGAAATTCAACTACAACGCTTCGAAAGCTATCGTTCTCCTGCAATCGAGGAAGGCAAATCGCCACGTCGACTTTTTACTAACTCCGAGATGGGACCGGGCGAGGTGCGGGCGTTTTGCAAGACCGATGCTGCCGCCGAAAGTTTGCTTAAAGCGGCAACCCGCCAAATGGCGTTGTCTGCTCGCGCCTACCATCGTATCCTGAAATTGGCGCGTACTATCGCTGATCTCTCCGAAAGTGAAGCGATACAGGCGGCTCACATCGCCGAAGCTATTCAGTACCGCCGCAAAGAGCAAGTGTAACTGCTTCTTTTGCTACTCAATAGTGGAGTGCTAAAAAAAGCCCGGTATATTTTACCGGACCTTGCATATCTAATATTTTAATTTATCTGGATTACTATTACACTATTGAAATTAACTACCCTTATAACCTGGTCTCCTAAAGAATGATAGGAAAGTTCGGAATATTCCCCGGTAGATATTGAGGAACCCGTTTACCACACCCTTGATTAGCTCACCTATTGTATTCCGCATATTACTCCCTCCTTTTGGATTGAATAAGTTTATCTACAATCTGAAAGAATCTCAAAAGAAAAACAAAGAGAATTGCTTCACTTTGTTATAATTTTTAAGTTGAAAGGATCAACTAACGGTATTATTATACCACTGCTTGTAAAAGCCACATCGACCAATTCAACAAAGGTCAGGTTAAGTTCTGTAATTTTTGTTAAGCACCCTTTTATTAGCTGCTTTCTAACAGTACTGGTTGTCTACTATTCTTGTTGTAACTGGAATAGAAGAACTCCATTCACAGGTTGTCTCAAATTGGGGGTTTGCGATACTTTGTCACCTAATCTGTGTTTGGCTGCCTTATCGCGGTTGGTAAAGTCGCCTCACCCCCATTTATCTCCGTTGTAACAACTCAGCTCAAATCAGGAAAGTCCGGGCGAGACTTCTGCTTTATCCTCTGCTTCAGCAGTTATCGGTTGATTTTGACCGGAACGGGGCGCTTCTTTGAATAAGAAACAAATCAAGATTGTCGCCACGCTTATAATCAAAACCGCAAAAAAACCTTGCTGTAATGCTCCGGCAAAGGATGTTTTAACCGAAGCAAAAACCTGATTTAGTAGGTCAAGGCTTTGCTGCGTGTTTGGACCCGCAGAGCTTTTGACCATTTGTATAACCTTATCCTGTGCGGCAGGATTAACCAGTACCTGCGGATTGGTGGCAAATTGCAAAGCCTGCGCTGGCAAATAACGCACTGCATCTGCCGGGAGATTGTTGGTTAAATTACTGGACATGGTGTTATTTACCACCGTTCCGACAATTGCAATTCCTAGCACTCCGCCTAGTTGCCCGAAGAATCGCACTGCTCCAGTACCCACGCCCAATTGCGAACGCGGCAACGAATTCTGTACCGATAGCGTCAGGATACTCCAGAACGGTCCCATTCCCAACCCCGCAATTATCATAAAGAATACAGCTTCGATTATTGCGGTGGTGGGCGACATCTGCGCGATCAGGAACACACCTAACGCCATAATCAGCCCAGCGATAATCGTTATTACCACGTAACGCCCTAGGCGGCTCACCAACATACCCGCTACCATTGCGCCCACCACCGAACTTAGTGTCAGGGGCGTAATCAACTCTCCCGCGTTAGTAGCGGATTCCCCCAAAATGCCCTGTAGAAAGAGCGGTAGGTAAATAATCAAGCCGATTACTACCATCATCTGCAACATCGAGAGCAGTGAGGCTACGGTGAAAATGCGGTTGCGTAGAAGGTTTAGCGGTAAAATTGGGTCTGGCACGAATCGTTCTGCCACCACAAACAGCAAGTAAAGTACCCCGGCGGCTATCAAAATGCCTACCACTTGTACTGAACCCCACTCAAAAGTTTGGTTGCTACCCCATGTTAGCCCTAGCAACAAACAGGTTGTAGCTGCTGCCACCAGAATTGCCCCTAGAAAGTCGATGCGGCGAATTGCTGCCCAACCCGTGTGGATGGCGCTGCGTTCGGACAGATTTCCCGGTAGATAAAGCAACAGTCCTAGTAGGGCAAAGAATCCGATCGGCATGTTAATATAGAAAACCCAGCGCCAGCGGGTAGTTTCTGTTACCAAATCGCCCATAAGTAGTCCGTTATCGGTGAGCCAGCCACCTAGGGTAGGTCCAATCAGGTTGGCGATACCGTAAACCGAGCCGAATAGCCCTTGCCACTTGCCGCGTTCTGATGGCGGGAAAATATCGCCTACCACCGTAAAGACCAGCGCAATACCTGTGCCTGCTCCGAAGCCCTGCAAGGCTCGGAAGACGATGAATTGATCCATTGTCTGCGCTGCTCCGGATAGCACCGAACCTAGCAAGAATATCAACGAGCCGATTATTAGAAACCATTTGCGTCCGAATTGGTCTGAGAGCTTGCCTACGATCGGTATCACGGTGACAGATGCCAGCGCGTAAGCCGTTAACGACCACGTGTAGCGGTCAAAACCTTGTAGGGTACTGATAATTCTAGGTAATGCGGTGCTGATAATAGTTTGATCTAGCGCCTCCAACAAGAGGGTCAGCAGCAATGCGCCAAGAACACTGAACAGTGCAAAACCATGCAACCGCCGCCCGATTCCGTCCGGGTGGACGGCTACTACAGCCCCTTTTGAGGTTGATTGTTCCATTAGATTTCAGAATCCTTTCAAGTTGTTTTATGATGTTCCGCCAAAGCATCGGCGTGTGGAGCATGGGTATCGGCTAAACGCACCAGCAGTTCATG
This window contains:
- a CDS encoding YifB family Mg chelatase-like AAA ATPase encodes the protein MLAKVYTCALLGLEGILVEVEVDTANGNPFFAMVGLPDTAVQEARERVRAAIKNSGGYFPGNKRVVVNLAPADVRKEGPAYDLPIAVGILLSATEGAYGDLSDAIFLGELSLDGSLRHSDGVLPMVSVAKGHGIRRIFVPAVDAKEAALVEGVAVYPVATLSELAAHLEGRHAIIPLKSDFTLLQKNHEEDSRYDFSLIKGQEHAKRALEIAASGAHNVFMSGPPGSGKTLLARTMVTILPPMTIDEALEVTKIYSVSGLLPSDMPLVIQRPFRSPHHSISSAGLVGGGRFPRPGEISLAHRGVLFLDELPEFGQQMLDQLRQPLEDDRTLVLSRASGSVKYPANFILIGAMNPCPCGFLGDSQKACVCPPARIQNYQKRLSGPLLDRIDIHIEVPRVEYEKLADARLGEPSTRIRARVARAREIQLQRFESYRSPAIEEGKSPRRLFTNSEMGPGEVRAFCKTDAAAESLLKAATRQMALSARAYHRILKLARTIADLSESEAIQAAHIAEAIQYRRKEQV
- a CDS encoding MDR family MFS transporter — protein: MEQSTSKGAVVAVHPDGIGRRLHGFALFSVLGALLLTLLLEALDQTIISTALPRIISTLQGFDRYTWSLTAYALASVTVIPIVGKLSDQFGRKWFLIIGSLIFLLGSVLSGAAQTMDQFIVFRALQGFGAGTGIALVFTVVGDIFPPSERGKWQGLFGSVYGIANLIGPTLGGWLTDNGLLMGDLVTETTRWRWVFYINMPIGFFALLGLLLYLPGNLSERSAIHTGWAAIRRIDFLGAILVAAATTCLLLGLTWGSNQTFEWGSVQVVGILIAAGVLYLLFVVAERFVPDPILPLNLLRNRIFTVASLLSMLQMMVVIGLIIYLPLFLQGILGESATNAGELITPLTLSSVVGAMVAGMLVSRLGRYVVITIIAGLIMALGVFLIAQMSPTTAIIEAVFFMIIAGLGMGPFWSILTLSVQNSLPRSQLGVGTGAVRFFGQLGGVLGIAIVGTVVNNTMSSNLTNNLPADAVRYLPAQALQFATNPQVLVNPAAQDKVIQMVKSSAGPNTQQSLDLLNQVFASVKTSFAGALQQGFFAVLIISVATILICFLFKEAPRSGQNQPITAEAEDKAEVSPGLS
- a CDS encoding virginiamycin B lyase family protein: MAMQSSKSLSQRNALAIGTVLLLLLTALMACFATLRTARAESLYTITEYDVPTAVSGSETITQGPDGAMWFAVCDDNKVVRITNSGVITEYDMPAGSCPDAITAGPDGNIWLVEYDANKIAKMSTAGVVLAEYDIPTSGANVYAITAGPDGALWFTEHEANKIGRITTSGAFSEYNVPSSGALPYGITKGPDGALWFGEYDYSKIGRITTSGDITEYPLPSGSYAIFLVTGPDGNIWYSDYYYGVAKVNPYTHEVTKYDIPDVDSDTFGQITVGADGNLWFPDYYGNKIWSITTAGVLNSYDIPTKKFSPWGMAAGSDGYIWFPSYNSGKVDKMRVAEAIPTTAEIVPTLSLTPDHVAGISADTRLNLSIKLKNFGPGGAGFVSFEVPIEPTILLDYANFGNSGMWVTKVTPTSVRVELRQLDNGSSVSGSLVLKPNPDNLPTAGTELSFRIQVTYADEVRGEQATSNKVSVIFGESNLDVNEDTIQTLTPATAKAGDKVAVNAELFIPNEKVVLWYTGPDEKSADLGYVWADENGKISASFDTTGLASGSYSFVAHGLKSEVRACTIVTVS